In the genome of Pseudomonas fluorescens, the window GTGACCAGCATACCCATAGACACTTCTGGGGCAAGCGCTGCAGTTGATATGAGGCCGAAAAATGAAAATACTACTCGAGCGATTCGCCCCCTGGCCTAATCTTCAACCAATTGTTGTTATCCGGGTATTTTGCCAACGCCAGCAAGTTATCTTTAGGGATCCGTTATAGCTTTCGGACCAGCGCTGCTGCGGTTGCAGTGGCAATAACTTGCCCCGCCTGCTCAAGCTCACCAGAGAGAAAGCAAACCTGCCCTCCTCGCCGAACCACACGCCCCCTCCCAATTAACCCCCCTATCTTGGCTGGAGCATGAAAATTTACATTTAGGCTCAAGGTTGGCGCAAACTCACCCTCCTTGAGCGTTGCAGCTAGAGCCGGCCCCATCGTGTCGTCAAGCATCGCCGCAAGGAACCCGCCTTGTACATTGCCCGCTGGGTTCGTGAAGGCCTCG includes:
- a CDS encoding PaaI family thioesterase; protein product: MDSKAFFWKVQEGHLPTPKAAETLGIKILNVDVNEGSIEVSFEAIEAFTNPAGNVQGGFLAAMLDDTMGPALAATLKEGEFAPTLSLNVNFHAPAKIGGLIGRGRVVRRGGQVCFLSGELEQAGQVIATATAAALVRKL